CGGAAAACGCGAGGTACGGGTTACAGGAAGGATCAGGTGAACGTAACTCAATACGTGTCGCATGCTCTTTCCCGGGTTTATACATAGGTACACGAATAAGGTCAGAACGGTTTTGTTGCGCCCATGAAAGATATACTGGCGCTTCGTATCCCGCAACCAACCGTTTATACGAGTTTACCCATTGGTTAAGAATTGACGATACTTCCGGTGTATACTTCAATAACCCCGCAACAAACTGCTGTGCATCTTTTGACAAGAAATACTGTCCCTTGGCATCAAAAAACGCGTTTTTACTACCCTTGAAGCACGACATATGCGTGTGCATCCCGGACCCGTTCTGTCCAATCAACGGTTTGGGCATAAACGTTGCGTAAACATCATGTTTATACGCAATCTCTTTTACTACCAGCCGGTAGGCCATAACATTATCTGCCATCCGCAGCGCATCGGTATACCTAAGATCAATTTCGTGCTGGCTCGGTGCGACTTCGTGATGGCAATACTCAACCTTAATACCCATTTGTTCAAGCGCAATCACGGTATCTCTCCGCAAATCTATCGCCTCATCCCGCGGGGTAAGGTCAAAATATCCGCCTTTATCCAGAAGTTCGGTTCCGCTTGAATTTTTGAAATAAAAATATTCAAGTTCCGGCCCGACATAGAAATGGTCATACCC
This genomic window from Elusimicrobiota bacterium contains:
- a CDS encoding glutamine synthetase, giving the protein GYDHFYVGPELEYFYFKNSSGTELLDKGGYFDLTPRDEAIDLRRDTVIALEQMGIKVEYCHHEVAPSQHEIDLRYTDALRMADNVMAYRLVVKEIAYKHDVYATFMPKPLIGQNGSGMHTHMSCFKGSKNAFFDAKGQYFLSKDAQQFVAGLLKYTPEVSSILNQWVNSYKRLVAGYEAPVYLSWAQQNRSDLIRVPMYKPGKEHATRIELRSPDPSCNPYLAFSVLLRAGLRGLEEKLAVPEPVEENVYDMPLTERKRRKIDMLPGSLYEALQLTEKSQLVKDTLGEHMFTEFVENKKVEWDNYRKFVTNYELEKYLPIL